One part of the Arabidopsis thaliana chromosome 4, partial sequence genome encodes these proteins:
- the RLM3 gene encoding disease resistance protein (TIR-NBS class) → MLENIAKDVSNKLFPPSNNFSDFVGIEAHIEALISMLRFDSKKARMIGICGPSETGKTTIGRALYSRLKSDFHHRAFVAYKRKIRSDYDQKLYWEEQFLSEILCQKDIKIEECGAVEQRLKHTKVLIVLDDVDDIELLKTLVGRIRWFGSESKIVVITQKRELLKAHNIAHVYEVGFPSEELAHQMFCRYAFGKNSPPHGFNELADEAAKIAGNRPKALKYVGSSFRRLDKEQWVKMLSEFRSNGNKLKISYDELDGKGQDYVACLTNGSNSQVKAEWIHLALGVSILLNIRSDGTTILKHLSYNRSMAQQAKIWWYENLERVCKKYNICGIDSSTDGGGSTYGQCSNSQFQRNMDASPGGNKTSNQSTKDSPRASQVEKEKIEYCEPHVYITPAIFSDGTRAPKYVESSSRRVTQVHHAKTWWPENCEKVYENHNNIYGIDRSIDGGDKFEGKSKVSDGGLDGKDQGSMYGQSSNSELQINMDADNRRCEPVSEMLFKNYNVCSPNGKGSDI, encoded by the exons ATGCTTGAAAATATCGCCAAGGATGTTTCAAACAAACTCTTCCCCCCATCAAATAATTTCAGTGACTTCGTCGGGATTGAAGCTCATATAGAGGCATTGATATCAATGTTGCGCTTCGACTCCAAGAAAGCGCGAATGATAGGGATTTGTGGGCCTTCTGAAACTGGTAAGACTACTATAGGAAGAGCTTTATACAGCAGACTCAAAAGCGACTTCCACCATCGGGCTTTCGTAGcatataagagaaaaatacGGAGCGACTATGACCAGAAGCTGTATTGGGAAGAACAATTTCTATCAGAAATTCTTTGTCAGAAGGATATAAAGATAGAGGAATGTGGTGCGGTGGAACAACGACTAAAGCACACGAAAGTTCTtattgttcttgatgatgttgatgatataGAGCTACTAAAAACGTTGGTAGGACGTATCAGATGGTTTGGATCTGAGAGCAAAATTGTTGTGATTACTCAAAAAAGGGAACTTCTCAAGGCTCACAACATTGCACATGTTTATGAAGTGGGATTCCCATCAGAAGAACTGGCTCATCAAATGTTTTGTCGATATGCTTTTGGGAAAAACTCTCCACCTCATGGTTTCAACGAGCTTGCAGATGAAGCTGCAAAGATTGCCGGTAATCGTCCTAAAGCTCTCAAGTACGTTGGTTCGTCTTTTAGAAGACTAGACAAGGAACAATGGGTGAAGATGCTATCGGAGTTCCGTAGTAATGggaataaactaaaaatcagcTATGATGAGTTAGATGGTAAAGGTCAAGATTACGTTGCGTGTTTAACCAATG GTTCAAATTCCCAGGTGAAGGCAGAGTGGATCCACTTGGCACTAGGCGTGTCTATATTACTTAACATCCGCAGTGACGGAACGACAATTCTCAAACATTTGAGCTACAA TCGAAGCATGGCGCAACAAGCAAAAATATGGTGGTATGAAAATTTGGAAAGAGTGTGCAAGAAGTACAATATATGTGGCATAGATAGCTCAACTGATGGTGGTG GTTCAACGTATGGACAATGTTCAAATTCCCaatttcaaagaaacatgGACGCAAGCCCCGGGGGAAACAAAACCAGTAATCAATCCACAAAAGATTCACCGAGAGCTTCTCAAGTAGAGAAGGAAAAGATCGAGTACTGTGAGccacatgtatatataacacCTGCCATCTTCAGTGACGGAACCAGAGCTCCCAAATACGTGGAGTCTAG TAGCCGAAGAGTAACCCAAGTGCACCACGCCAAAACATGGTGGCCGGAGAATTGTGAAAAAGTGTACGAGAACCACAACAACATATATGGCATAGATAGATCAATTGACGGTGGTGATAAGTTTGAGGGAAAAAGTAAAGTTAGTGACGGTGGGTTAGACGGCAAAGATCAAG GTTCAATGTATGGACAAAGTTCAAATTCCGAGCTTCAAATAAACATGGACGCAGACAATAGGAGATGTGAACCTGTGAGTGAGATGcttttcaaaaattacaaTGTGTGTTCGCCTAATGGTAAGGGAAGTGATATTTGA
- the RLM3 gene encoding disease resistance protein (TIR-NBS class) (RESISTANCE TO LEPTOSPHAERIA MACULANS 3 (RLM3); FUNCTIONS IN: transmembrane receptor activity, ATP binding; INVOLVED IN: defense response to fungus, incompatible interaction, regulation of defense response by callose deposition, defense response; LOCATED IN: intrinsic to membrane; EXPRESSED IN: 20 plant structures; EXPRESSED DURING: 13 growth stages; CONTAINS InterPro DOMAIN/s: NB-ARC (InterPro:IPR002182), Disease resistance/zinc finger/chromosome condensation-like region (InterPro:IPR013591), Disease resistance protein (InterPro:IPR000767), Toll-Interleukin receptor (InterPro:IPR000157); BEST Arabidopsis thaliana protein match is: disease resistance protein (TIR-NBS-LRR class), putative (TAIR:AT4G16890.1); Has 6513 Blast hits to 6293 proteins in 179 species: Archae - 0; Bacteria - 4; Metazoa - 2; Fungi - 0; Plants - 6507; Viruses - 0; Other Eukaryotes - 0 (source: NCBI BLink).) has protein sequence MKSSSSQSYDVFPNFRGEDVRHSLVSHLRKELDRKFINTFNDNRIERSRKITPELLLAIENSRISLVVFSKNYASSTWCLDELVKIQECYEKLDQMVIPIFYKVDPSHVRKQTGEFGMVFGETCKGRTENEKRKWMRALAEVAHLAGEDLRNWRSEAEMLENIAKDVSNKLFPPSNNFSDFVGIEAHIEALISMLRFDSKKARMIGICGPSETGKTTIGRALYSRLKSDFHHRAFVAYKRKIRSDYDQKLYWEEQFLSEILCQKDIKIEECGAVEQRLKHTKVLIVLDDVDDIELLKTLVGRIRWFGSESKIVVITQKRELLKAHNIAHVYEVGFPSEELAHQMFCRYAFGKNSPPHGFNELADEAAKIAGNRPKALKYVGSSFRRLDKEQWVKMLSEFRSNGNKLKISYDELDGKGQDYVACLTNGSNSQVKAEWIHLALGVSILLNIRSDGTTILKHLSYNRSMAQQAKIWWYENLERVCKKYNICGIDSSTDGGGSTYGQCSNSQFQRNMDASPGGNKTSNQSTKDSPRASQVEKEKIEYCEPHVYITPAIFSDGTRAPKYVESSRRVTQVHHAKTWWPENCEKVYENHNNIYGIDRSIDGGDKFEGKSKVSDGGLDGKDQGSMYGQSSNSELQINMDADNRRCEPVSEMLFKNYNVCSPNGKGSDI, from the exons AtgaagtcttcttcttctcagagCTACGATGTTTTCCCCAACTTCAGAGGGGAAGATGTCCGCCACTCATTAGTCAGCCACCTTCGTAAGGAACTTGATCGCAAATTCATCAATACATTCAACGACAACAGGATCGAAAGAAGCCGCAAAATAACCCCAGAGCTGTTATTGGCTATAGAAAACTCAAGGATCTCACTTGTCGTCTTCTCTAAAAACTATGCTTCTTCCACGTGGTGCTTAGATGAATTGGTGAAGATCCAAGAGTGCTATGAGAAATTGGATCAAATGGTGATTCCTATTTTCTACAAAGTAGATCCTTCTCATGTTAGAAAACAGACCGGAGAGTTTGGCATGGTCTTTGGGGAGACCTGCAAGGGCAGAACAGAGAATGAGAAGCGAAAATGGATGCGAGCTCTAGCAGAGGTAGCACATCTAGCCGGAGAAGATCTTCGGAACTg GCGTAGCGAAGCAGAAATGCTTGAAAATATCGCCAAGGATGTTTCAAACAAACTCTTCCCCCCATCAAATAATTTCAGTGACTTCGTCGGGATTGAAGCTCATATAGAGGCATTGATATCAATGTTGCGCTTCGACTCCAAGAAAGCGCGAATGATAGGGATTTGTGGGCCTTCTGAAACTGGTAAGACTACTATAGGAAGAGCTTTATACAGCAGACTCAAAAGCGACTTCCACCATCGGGCTTTCGTAGcatataagagaaaaatacGGAGCGACTATGACCAGAAGCTGTATTGGGAAGAACAATTTCTATCAGAAATTCTTTGTCAGAAGGATATAAAGATAGAGGAATGTGGTGCGGTGGAACAACGACTAAAGCACACGAAAGTTCTtattgttcttgatgatgttgatgatataGAGCTACTAAAAACGTTGGTAGGACGTATCAGATGGTTTGGATCTGAGAGCAAAATTGTTGTGATTACTCAAAAAAGGGAACTTCTCAAGGCTCACAACATTGCACATGTTTATGAAGTGGGATTCCCATCAGAAGAACTGGCTCATCAAATGTTTTGTCGATATGCTTTTGGGAAAAACTCTCCACCTCATGGTTTCAACGAGCTTGCAGATGAAGCTGCAAAGATTGCCGGTAATCGTCCTAAAGCTCTCAAGTACGTTGGTTCGTCTTTTAGAAGACTAGACAAGGAACAATGGGTGAAGATGCTATCGGAGTTCCGTAGTAATGggaataaactaaaaatcagcTATGATGAGTTAGATGGTAAAGGTCAAGATTACGTTGCGTGTTTAACCAATG GTTCAAATTCCCAGGTGAAGGCAGAGTGGATCCACTTGGCACTAGGCGTGTCTATATTACTTAACATCCGCAGTGACGGAACGACAATTCTCAAACATTTGAGCTACAA TCGAAGCATGGCGCAACAAGCAAAAATATGGTGGTATGAAAATTTGGAAAGAGTGTGCAAGAAGTACAATATATGTGGCATAGATAGCTCAACTGATGGTGGTG GTTCAACGTATGGACAATGTTCAAATTCCCaatttcaaagaaacatgGACGCAAGCCCCGGGGGAAACAAAACCAGTAATCAATCCACAAAAGATTCACCGAGAGCTTCTCAAGTAGAGAAGGAAAAGATCGAGTACTGTGAGccacatgtatatataacacCTGCCATCTTCAGTGACGGAACCAGAGCTCCCAAATACGTGGAGTCTAG CCGAAGAGTAACCCAAGTGCACCACGCCAAAACATGGTGGCCGGAGAATTGTGAAAAAGTGTACGAGAACCACAACAACATATATGGCATAGATAGATCAATTGACGGTGGTGATAAGTTTGAGGGAAAAAGTAAAGTTAGTGACGGTGGGTTAGACGGCAAAGATCAAG GTTCAATGTATGGACAAAGTTCAAATTCCGAGCTTCAAATAAACATGGACGCAGACAATAGGAGATGTGAACCTGTGAGTGAGATGcttttcaaaaattacaaTGTGTGTTCGCCTAATGGTAAGGGAAGTGATATTTGA
- the RLM3 gene encoding disease resistance protein (TIR-NBS class): MKSSSSQSYDVFPNFRGEDVRHSLVSHLRKELDRKFINTFNDNRIERSRKITPELLLAIENSRISLVVFSKNYASSTWCLDELVKIQECYEKLDQMVIPIFYKVDPSHVRKQTGEFGMVFGETCKGRTENEKRKWMRALAEVAHLAGEDLRNWRSEAEMLENIAKDVSNKLFPPSNNFSDFVGIEAHIEALISMLRFDSKKARMIGICGPSETGKTTIGRALYSRLKSDFHHRAFVAYKRKIRSDYDQKLYWEEQFLSEILCQKDIKIEECGAVEQRLKHTKVLIVLDDVDDIELLKTLVGRIRWFGSESKIVVITQKRELLKAHNIAHVYEVGFPSEELAHQMFCRYAFGKNSPPHGFNELADEAAKIAGNRPKALKYVGSSFRRLDKEQWVKMLSEFRSNGNKLKISYDELDGKGQDYVACLTNGSNSQVKAEWIHLALGVSILLNIRSDGTTILKHLSYNRSMAQQAKIWWYENLERVCKKYNICGIDSSTDGGGSTYGQCSNSQFQRNMDASPGGNKTSNQSTKDSPRASQVEKEKIEYCEPHVYITPAIFSDGTRAPKYVESSRRVTQVHHAKTWWPENCEKVYENHNNIYGIDRSIDGGDKFEGKSKVSDGGLDGKDQGSMYGQSSNSELQINMDADNRRCEPVSEMLFKNYNVCSPNGLTDVNCSNPQSQRKLDASLKKDKIVHEWIRTGSGFFFDFQGPKSIVSAAQVDEKNFEYCEQGVYITLGILSGGIIVLKHLEFSRRMAQQAKVWWSENWIKVYQEHNICGIDKSFDGRFDDRRVIRQLRPN; this comes from the exons AtgaagtcttcttcttctcagagCTACGATGTTTTCCCCAACTTCAGAGGGGAAGATGTCCGCCACTCATTAGTCAGCCACCTTCGTAAGGAACTTGATCGCAAATTCATCAATACATTCAACGACAACAGGATCGAAAGAAGCCGCAAAATAACCCCAGAGCTGTTATTGGCTATAGAAAACTCAAGGATCTCACTTGTCGTCTTCTCTAAAAACTATGCTTCTTCCACGTGGTGCTTAGATGAATTGGTGAAGATCCAAGAGTGCTATGAGAAATTGGATCAAATGGTGATTCCTATTTTCTACAAAGTAGATCCTTCTCATGTTAGAAAACAGACCGGAGAGTTTGGCATGGTCTTTGGGGAGACCTGCAAGGGCAGAACAGAGAATGAGAAGCGAAAATGGATGCGAGCTCTAGCAGAGGTAGCACATCTAGCCGGAGAAGATCTTCGGAACTg GCGTAGCGAAGCAGAAATGCTTGAAAATATCGCCAAGGATGTTTCAAACAAACTCTTCCCCCCATCAAATAATTTCAGTGACTTCGTCGGGATTGAAGCTCATATAGAGGCATTGATATCAATGTTGCGCTTCGACTCCAAGAAAGCGCGAATGATAGGGATTTGTGGGCCTTCTGAAACTGGTAAGACTACTATAGGAAGAGCTTTATACAGCAGACTCAAAAGCGACTTCCACCATCGGGCTTTCGTAGcatataagagaaaaatacGGAGCGACTATGACCAGAAGCTGTATTGGGAAGAACAATTTCTATCAGAAATTCTTTGTCAGAAGGATATAAAGATAGAGGAATGTGGTGCGGTGGAACAACGACTAAAGCACACGAAAGTTCTtattgttcttgatgatgttgatgatataGAGCTACTAAAAACGTTGGTAGGACGTATCAGATGGTTTGGATCTGAGAGCAAAATTGTTGTGATTACTCAAAAAAGGGAACTTCTCAAGGCTCACAACATTGCACATGTTTATGAAGTGGGATTCCCATCAGAAGAACTGGCTCATCAAATGTTTTGTCGATATGCTTTTGGGAAAAACTCTCCACCTCATGGTTTCAACGAGCTTGCAGATGAAGCTGCAAAGATTGCCGGTAATCGTCCTAAAGCTCTCAAGTACGTTGGTTCGTCTTTTAGAAGACTAGACAAGGAACAATGGGTGAAGATGCTATCGGAGTTCCGTAGTAATGggaataaactaaaaatcagcTATGATGAGTTAGATGGTAAAGGTCAAGATTACGTTGCGTGTTTAACCAATG GTTCAAATTCCCAGGTGAAGGCAGAGTGGATCCACTTGGCACTAGGCGTGTCTATATTACTTAACATCCGCAGTGACGGAACGACAATTCTCAAACATTTGAGCTACAA TCGAAGCATGGCGCAACAAGCAAAAATATGGTGGTATGAAAATTTGGAAAGAGTGTGCAAGAAGTACAATATATGTGGCATAGATAGCTCAACTGATGGTGGTG GTTCAACGTATGGACAATGTTCAAATTCCCaatttcaaagaaacatgGACGCAAGCCCCGGGGGAAACAAAACCAGTAATCAATCCACAAAAGATTCACCGAGAGCTTCTCAAGTAGAGAAGGAAAAGATCGAGTACTGTGAGccacatgtatatataacacCTGCCATCTTCAGTGACGGAACCAGAGCTCCCAAATACGTGGAGTCTAG CCGAAGAGTAACCCAAGTGCACCACGCCAAAACATGGTGGCCGGAGAATTGTGAAAAAGTGTACGAGAACCACAACAACATATATGGCATAGATAGATCAATTGACGGTGGTGATAAGTTTGAGGGAAAAAGTAAAGTTAGTGACGGTGGGTTAGACGGCAAAGATCAAG GTTCAATGTATGGACAAAGTTCAAATTCCGAGCTTCAAATAAACATGGACGCAGACAATAGGAGATGTGAACCTGTGAGTGAGATGcttttcaaaaattacaaTGTGTGTTCGCCTAATG GTTTAACCGATGTAAACTGTTCAAATCCCCAGTCTCAAAGAAAATTGGACGCAAGCctaaagaaagacaaaattgTGCATGAGTGGATTCGAACCGGTAGTGGCttcttttttgattttcaGGGCCCAAAATCTATAGTGAGTGCTGCTCAAGTGGACGAGAAAAATTTCGAGTACTGTGAACAAGGTGTGTATATAACACTTGGCATCCTCAGTGGCGGAATTATAGTTCTCAAACATTTGGAGTTCAG CCGAAGAATGGCGCAACAAGCAAAAGTTTGGTGGTCGGAAAATTGGATAAAAGTGTACCAGGAGCACAACATATGTGGCATAGATAAATCATTTGATGGTAGGTTTGATGATAGACGTGTCATTCGTCAATTAAGACCAAACTGA
- the RLM3 gene encoding disease resistance protein (TIR-NBS class) — translation MKSSSSQSYDVFPNFRGEDVRHSLVSHLRKELDRKFINTFNDNRIERSRKITPELLLAIENSRISLVVFSKNYASSTWCLDELVKIQECYEKLDQMVIPIFYKVDPSHVRKQTGEFGMVFGETCKGRTENEKRKWMRALAEVAHLAGEDLRNWRSEAEMLENIAKDVSNKLFPPSNNFSDFVGIEAHIEALISMLRFDSKKARMIGICGPSETGKTTIGRALYSRLKSDFHHRAFVAYKRKIRSDYDQKLYWEEQFLSEILCQKDIKIEECGAVEQRLKHTKVLIVLDDVDDIELLKTLVGRIRWFGSESKIVVITQKRELLKAHNIAHVYEVGFPSEELAHQMFCRYAFGKNSPPHGFNELADEAAKIAGNRPKALKYVGSSFRRLDKEQWVKMLSEFRSNGNKLKISYDELDGKGQDYVACLTNGSNSQVKAEWIHLALGVSILLNIRSDGTTILKHLSYNRSMAQQAKIWWYENLERVCKKYNICGIDSSTDGGGSTYGQCSNSQFQRNMDASPGGNKTSNQSTKDSPRASQVEKEKIEYCEPHVYITPAIFSDGTRAPKYVESSSRRVTQVHHAKTWWPENCEKVYENHNNIYGIDRSIDGGDKFEGKSKVSDGGLDGKDQGSMYGQSSNSELQINMDADNRRCEPVSEMLFKNYNVCSPNGKGSDI, via the exons AtgaagtcttcttcttctcagagCTACGATGTTTTCCCCAACTTCAGAGGGGAAGATGTCCGCCACTCATTAGTCAGCCACCTTCGTAAGGAACTTGATCGCAAATTCATCAATACATTCAACGACAACAGGATCGAAAGAAGCCGCAAAATAACCCCAGAGCTGTTATTGGCTATAGAAAACTCAAGGATCTCACTTGTCGTCTTCTCTAAAAACTATGCTTCTTCCACGTGGTGCTTAGATGAATTGGTGAAGATCCAAGAGTGCTATGAGAAATTGGATCAAATGGTGATTCCTATTTTCTACAAAGTAGATCCTTCTCATGTTAGAAAACAGACCGGAGAGTTTGGCATGGTCTTTGGGGAGACCTGCAAGGGCAGAACAGAGAATGAGAAGCGAAAATGGATGCGAGCTCTAGCAGAGGTAGCACATCTAGCCGGAGAAGATCTTCGGAACTg GCGTAGCGAAGCAGAAATGCTTGAAAATATCGCCAAGGATGTTTCAAACAAACTCTTCCCCCCATCAAATAATTTCAGTGACTTCGTCGGGATTGAAGCTCATATAGAGGCATTGATATCAATGTTGCGCTTCGACTCCAAGAAAGCGCGAATGATAGGGATTTGTGGGCCTTCTGAAACTGGTAAGACTACTATAGGAAGAGCTTTATACAGCAGACTCAAAAGCGACTTCCACCATCGGGCTTTCGTAGcatataagagaaaaatacGGAGCGACTATGACCAGAAGCTGTATTGGGAAGAACAATTTCTATCAGAAATTCTTTGTCAGAAGGATATAAAGATAGAGGAATGTGGTGCGGTGGAACAACGACTAAAGCACACGAAAGTTCTtattgttcttgatgatgttgatgatataGAGCTACTAAAAACGTTGGTAGGACGTATCAGATGGTTTGGATCTGAGAGCAAAATTGTTGTGATTACTCAAAAAAGGGAACTTCTCAAGGCTCACAACATTGCACATGTTTATGAAGTGGGATTCCCATCAGAAGAACTGGCTCATCAAATGTTTTGTCGATATGCTTTTGGGAAAAACTCTCCACCTCATGGTTTCAACGAGCTTGCAGATGAAGCTGCAAAGATTGCCGGTAATCGTCCTAAAGCTCTCAAGTACGTTGGTTCGTCTTTTAGAAGACTAGACAAGGAACAATGGGTGAAGATGCTATCGGAGTTCCGTAGTAATGggaataaactaaaaatcagcTATGATGAGTTAGATGGTAAAGGTCAAGATTACGTTGCGTGTTTAACCAATG GTTCAAATTCCCAGGTGAAGGCAGAGTGGATCCACTTGGCACTAGGCGTGTCTATATTACTTAACATCCGCAGTGACGGAACGACAATTCTCAAACATTTGAGCTACAA TCGAAGCATGGCGCAACAAGCAAAAATATGGTGGTATGAAAATTTGGAAAGAGTGTGCAAGAAGTACAATATATGTGGCATAGATAGCTCAACTGATGGTGGTG GTTCAACGTATGGACAATGTTCAAATTCCCaatttcaaagaaacatgGACGCAAGCCCCGGGGGAAACAAAACCAGTAATCAATCCACAAAAGATTCACCGAGAGCTTCTCAAGTAGAGAAGGAAAAGATCGAGTACTGTGAGccacatgtatatataacacCTGCCATCTTCAGTGACGGAACCAGAGCTCCCAAATACGTGGAGTCTAG TAGCCGAAGAGTAACCCAAGTGCACCACGCCAAAACATGGTGGCCGGAGAATTGTGAAAAAGTGTACGAGAACCACAACAACATATATGGCATAGATAGATCAATTGACGGTGGTGATAAGTTTGAGGGAAAAAGTAAAGTTAGTGACGGTGGGTTAGACGGCAAAGATCAAG GTTCAATGTATGGACAAAGTTCAAATTCCGAGCTTCAAATAAACATGGACGCAGACAATAGGAGATGTGAACCTGTGAGTGAGATGcttttcaaaaattacaaTGTGTGTTCGCCTAATGGTAAGGGAAGTGATATTTGA